Proteins encoded together in one Coffea arabica cultivar ET-39 chromosome 2c, Coffea Arabica ET-39 HiFi, whole genome shotgun sequence window:
- the LOC113723754 gene encoding uncharacterized protein — translation MAEESGMTAGGGDRDRDRDRDVEELQEEERDEDNIIGMINSRISSDTSTSGVNPSSPLWELNLLILLSFLSLSPEECLDLENFDESTHKDSRPRHPLSPNLQIIRKRQMYEFRAPPERQSARFQTKVRDCRHFRRV, via the exons ATGGCAGAAGAATCTGGCATGACTGCAGGAGGAGGAGATAGAGATAGAGATAGAGATAGAGATGTGGAGGAActgcaagaagaagaaagggacGAAGATAACATTATTGGTATGATCAACAGCAGAATCAGTTCGGATACAAGTACGAGCGGCGTTAACCCTTCATCCCCCCTCTGGGAATTGAATCTTCTCATCCtcctttccttcctttctttatCTCCCGAAGAATGTTtagatttagaaaattttgatgaaaGCACGCACAAAGATTCAAGACCGAGGCATCCCCTCTCACCAAATTTACAGATAATTAGAAAGCGACAGATGTACGAGTTCAGAGCTCCTCCTGAACGGCAATCTGCAAGGTTTCAGACCAAGGTTAGAGATTGCAG GCACTTCAGACGAGTGTGA
- the LOC113728172 gene encoding mitochondrial adenine nucleotide transporter ADNT1 produces MASEDVKSSESAVSKIVNFAEEAKLAREEIKPTSHAVLSICKSLVAGGVAGGVSRTAVAPLERLKILLQVQNPHNIKYSGTVQGLKYIWRTEGFRGLFKGNGTNCARIVPNSAVKFFSYEQASKGILWLYREKTGNEDAELTPVLRLGAGACAGIIAMSATYPMDMVRGRLTVQTEKSPYQYRGMFHALATVLREEGPRALYKGWLPSVIGVIPYVGLNFAVYESLKDWLVKAKPFGLVEDSELGVITRLACGAAAGTVGQTVAYPFDVMRRRMQMVGWKDAASVVTGDGRSKAPLEYTGMIDAFRKTVRHEGFKALYKGLVPNSVKVVPSIAIAFVTYEQVKDLLGVEIRISD; encoded by the exons ATGGCTTCGGAGGATGTGAAGTCGAGTGAATCGGCAGTCTCGAAGATTGTGAATTTTGCTGAAGAAGCCAAGCTTGCCAGAGAAGAAATTAAGCCCACTAGCCACGCCGTTCTCAGTATCTGCAAGTCTCTTGTCGCCGGTGGTGTCGCTGGTGGTGT ATCACGTACTGCTGTAGCCCCATTGGAACGGCTGAAAATTTTACTTCAG GTTCAAAATCCACATAACATAAAGTACAGTGGTACAGTTCAAggcttgaaatatatttggagAACTGAGGGTTTTAGGGGATTGTTCAAAGGCAATGGGACCAATTGTGCTCGCATTGTCCCAAATTCTGCAGTAAAGTTCTTTAGCTATGAGCAAGCTTCCAA GGGTATACTGTGGCTATATCGAGAGAAAACTGGAAATG AGGATGCTGAACTCACTCCTGTATTGCGGCTTGGAGCGGGAGCTTGTGCTGGGATAATTGCCATGTCTGCGACATATCCAATGGACATGGTACGAGGAAGATTGACCGTACAG ACTGAGAAGTCTCCCTATCAGTACAGGGGAATGTTTCATGCTTTAGCCACTGTTCTCCGAGAGGAAGGCCCCCGGGCTTTGTACAAGGGCTGGCTTCCTTCTGTTATTGGAGTT ATTCCATATGTGGGTCTCAACTTTGCTGTGTATGAATCATTAAAGGATTGGTTGGTTAAGGCTAAACCTTTTGGGCTTGTTGAAGACTCGGAATTAGGTGTTATAACAAGACTTGCATGTGGGGCTGCAGCTGGGACTGTTGGTCAAACTGTTGCTTACCCTTTTGATGTTATGCGAAGAAGAATGCAGATGGTGGGATGGAAAGATGCCGCTTCTGTTGTCACTGGTGATGGAAGGAGCAAAGCTCCACTTGAGTATACCGGCATGATTGATGCCTTCAGGAAAACTGTGAGGCACGAGGGCTTCAAAGCCTTGTACAAGGGTCTGGTCCCCAACTCAGTCAAG GTCGTCCCATCAATAGCTATTGCATTTGTGACGTACGAGCAAGTGAAGGACTTACTTGGCGTTGAGATCAGGATATCAGACTGA